GAGAAAGCGCCAATTATTCAAGGCATCGGTATTGTAGAGAATAGTTATGATGAAACAATGGAAGTTCAATTCAGTCCACCGGAGCATATTATTACCAATGACCTTCAATTACTGAGAAAATGTGCAGAAGTTTTCCCTTCTTTGCCATGCGAAAATATTGATGTATGCCTGGTACAAGAAATGGGTAAAAATATCAGTGGTACCGGATTGGATACCAATATTATCGGAAGGTTAGATATTAATGGAGAAAGCGAAGTAGGTAAGCCAAGAATAAATAAATTGGTTGTTTTTGATATTACTGAACAATCTCATGGTAATGCATTGGGTGTTGGCCTCTCGGATATCACCACCAGAAAGCTGGTCAATAAAATTAATTTTATTACTACCTATGCAAATACCATCACCAGTACTTTTCTAAATCGTGCCAAGATACCGATTACTGCAGAGACAGAAAAAGAAGCTGTGGAAATAGCACTGAAAACCTGTTGGCAGCCGAATCGAAACAAAGTAAGACTGCTAATAATGAAAAATACACTCGATCTTGAGTATCTCTATGTTTCAGAAAGCATTTGGAATGATATCAAGAATAATAAAAATATCAAATCGTGTGGAAATTGGGAACAACTATCTTTTACGGATGAGGGAGAAATGAAAATTAGAATTTGAGAAAAAAGAACACTAACAACACCAATAGGGTCTATAATTAAAAATATTCTAAATCAATCAGGACAGTCAACGATTTTTGTTCCTAATATAAAAATAGAAAGGAGGAATCAAAGAATGGCTATAAAAAAGACCCGTTTAGATTTCATAAAAATGAAAAAAGAAGGAGAACAGGTAGCCTGGGTAACTGCTTATGATTTCCCTACAGCCTTTTTTGTGGAGCAAGCCGGTATGGATATGATCTTGGTCGGTGATTCACTGGGGATGGTCGTGTTGGGCTATCAAGGTACAGTCCCGGTTACCATGGAAGATTGTATCTCTCATTGCCAGGCAGTAAGGCGAGGAGCGCCCAATACTTTTTGTATCGGAGATATGCCCTTTATGTCTTATCAAATTTCCGATGAGGAAGCAGTCAGGAATGCCGGCCGTTTCTTAAAAGAAGCGGATATGGATGCCGTAAAATTAGAAGGAGGGAGGAGAGTGTATAGCAAGATAAAAGCGATAGCTGATGCCGGAATATTAGTTATGGGACACATCGGTCTAACCCCTCAGAGTTCAGGACAGTTAGGTGGGTTTAAAGCCCAGGGTAGAGATGCAGAAAGTGCCCGGGAACTCATCAAGGATGCCTTAGCCATCCAGGAAGCGGGTGGTTACGCCCTTCTCTTAGAGGCTGTTCCTCCGGAATTAACTGTCTTTATCACTAAAAAGCTATCTATTCCAGTCTACTCTATTGGAGCAGGGGGCCCCTGTGATGGGCAGGTATTAATCTGTGGAGATATGTTAGGTTTATTCCAAACCTTTACACCCAAATTTGTAAAAAAATATGCCAATCTTGCTGAGATAGAAACTGCTGCTTTTAAAGAATATATTAAGGATGTAAAGACCGGAGCCTTTCCTACTGAGGATAATGTCTATCATATTAAAAAGGGCGAAGAAGAATCCTTTGATAAGATGCTGAAAGAGTTTGAATAAGTTTATTAGATAAGGTGGAGTCAGCTACTCAGATTTAACTTACTTTCTTTAGGCTAATCTGATGAGAGTAAAGATGTTATATGGCGGCCAATTTGATTCCATAATCTAAACTACACCAAGGAAGACAAATGAATATTATTACCATTATTTTTATTGCATTTGGTTTGGCTATGGATGCCTTCGCTGTATCCATTACCAGCGGGTTTTCCATTAAATCGTTAAAATTGAATAATGCTTTAAAGATCGGAATATTTTTTGGATTATTCCAGGCAATAATGCCGGTCATCGGGTGGCTGGCAGGGCTAAGTTTTCGAGAAGTTATATCCCATGTTGATCATTGGATAGCCTTTGGCCTTCTTACTATAATAGGCTGTAAAATGATTTATGAATCATCCCAGATGGAGGCAAAAAACGACAAAATAAATCCACTGAATGTATATTTACTCTTGACCCTGTCAATTGCCACCAGTATCGATGCATTGGCAATTGGTCTAACCCTCTCATTCTTAAAGGTGTCCATTATTTTACCGGTGATAACCATTGGGTCCATCACCTTCTTTTTGTCAGTTATCGGGGTGTACATCGGTAATAAATTTAGGCATTATTTTGAAAGAAAAATTGAAATGGTTGGTGGTTTTATCTTAATTGGTATCGGAATAAAAATATTGATTGAACACCTGACTTAAAAAGCATTATTTTTATTTTTTTTAGCGAAAAAAAGAAGGATTTTTTAACCAGATAACGTATATATAATATACAGGTGTGAAATATTTCCAAAAGGATTTTCAAGAATTATTTAAAAAAGAAAGGCAATAAAAAAATGAATAGAGAAGATCATATGCAAAACCTTAAAATTCCCTTTTTATTATTAGGATTGTCTATCATTATAGCAGCGATAATATTTGGATTCTTTTTTTACCAGAGCAGGGTAACCCGGGACTATGTTGATGTTCTCGGGGCAGCTGCCGAACGCTTTGAGTCTGATATTGTCAAATGGAATATTACTATCGAAGAAAACACCAACCTCTCGAATGTAGGGGAAGGTTACCGTATAATTCAGGATAAAAGAGATCGTTTTGTAAAGATTTTAAGCAGTCAGGGAATCCCCGAAGAGGGGATCAATATAAACCCGATTTACACCCAGAACCGTTGGGAAGATGGAAAGATTGTTGGTTATACCCTTCGACAATCGCTTTTTATCATTTCAGAAGTCATTGAAAAAATAGAAAACCTGGCACTCAATCCCAACGAGCTGCTGGAAAATAATATCTTTTTCCAATCATCATCCTTAGAATATTTTTATTCTAAAATTGATCTCTTAAAAAAGGATCTGCTGACTAAGGCCACTCAAAATGCCAGGGAACGGGCTGAAAAAATATTACAGGATAGCCCCTATCATCCGGGACGTATGATTTCAGCCAAAGCAGGTGTTTTTCAAATCATCGAACCCTATTCCACTGAAGTAGAAAGTTACGGGATGTATAATACTTCTTCCCGGAAGAAAGATATTACCGTGACCGTCCATGCTCAATTTTTAATTCAGTAAAGTTATTGGGAAAATGTAAAAAATATAGAAGATGGGGATAGAACCCTATTTTTTAGAATATTACTCCCACCAAGAATAGTAATCTATATATATTAAAATGGCTGCCTACCCCTATTAATCTCGTTCTTAAATATTTAACTTTTAACAAATAAAATTTGTTAAAAGTTAAAAGTAAATTTTCTAAAAATAAATAGGTACACCTTTTAATTTAATAGTTACCGGAGGAAATAGCCATGAAGAAAAACTTCCGGCTTGGTATGCTTATCATTTATTCTTTTTTATTGTTAATACTTACTGTCTCTTTAGGGAAGGTTGTTATTGCTTCAGAGAAGGAATTGGTAAAACCATGGGCTAAGGTTTGGGAGGGTGAAATCACTATTCTTCGTACAGGAATCCAGGATTTTAAAGATGACAATAGTGATCAAGAAAAGTCAGAAAACAATTCTATCAAGCGGTCTCTTAATGAGGAGATCTGCATAAAAATTTGTGGTATGTCCGGAGATATGTACGTTAAGGAAGTCAGTCATAATCTTCTGGATAAATGCGAAGAAGAAAGTTTTCTTCAATTTGTTGAAGAGACGTGTGATTATCCTGAGGAAGCTACTAAAGAACATAATGCTTTATATATTCAAAAACATTTCGATAAAGAAACCAAATCACCGGGGAGTTCTACCCGTTCAAAATCTATAACTTCTGAAGAAATCTATCATGGCTGGGAGATGCCTTCGGAAAGGAAGAATACTTCGGTGAAACTGAACTTTTCAGATAGTGAACATTTTACCATTGGCGTGCAAAATTCAGTCTATATAGCGTTTTCTTCAGAATCAACTACCCGCTCTTTTTCGGTTTGTAGTGGTCATACTTCCATTTTTAAAAGTACTCGTCATACGGGTACTATTGGTCAGGAAGAGAAGCATTCCTACCAAGAGACAGGAGAGGGGGACAGTAAAAACGTTATCAGTGAAACCATATTTTCCCCTGAGGAAAGAAATCGTTCTTTTGGATGGGAGGGCTCCGTCACTGGAGATTCCTTTTCTGGAAGTAAAGAAATCGATTGGATCGACATACCACCTGAATTAGGTGGTTACAGTGAAACAACTGTGGCAAAATGGAATTTTACTACCAGAGATGTTTGTTCCGAAGTAGGTGATCGCCTATTAATGGAGCTGGCTTTTTGTGAAGCCTACCTTGATAAAGACCTTCAGGATTTTGCCAGCTCCATAAAGGAGTACGAGTCACTGGTGTATGATCAAGCTTATAAAATATTAACGGGTTCACCCGCACCGCGGAGTGACGGATCATCATCAAATTCTGATAGCGATGAGATGTGGGTTAATCCAGAAACCTGCCAGATGGAAAATGAAGATGAGTTTTTGGAAAGGGTTATGCAACAATGCTTACCCTATATTATTTTTGATTCAGTAAAGGCACACGAAAATACTCACCTGCAACAGTGTGAAAAATTTAATGAGGAAATGAATGCAGGTGATCCGCATATCAAGGGATTAATGGAAGCGACTGCCTATATTAACGGTGCTTATGTACTGTTGGACTGGCTGGAAGAAAATTGTCCGAATAGGGAAATAGAAAGTTTGAAAGAGCGTTTAGAAAAACTGGAAGAAGCAAAATTTCGCCGTTATGAATGAGAAAAAAATTGAGAATTCTTTAAGAAAGAAATAATGGGTAACAAATTAATTGAGGAGGGAAAAAATGTTTAAGAGAAGAAGTCTACTGATTTTCTTTCTGTTTATCCTGGGAATTCTTCTGTTAACCGGCTGTTTTCTCACCAAAACCTTCATGGTGACCTTTGATTCTCAGGGTGGTAGTGCGGTAGAATCACAAACTGTGAAGCTCGGTGGATTAGTCACCGAACCGGCCGTACCCACGAAGACAAACTACTCTTTCGGTGGTTGGTATAAAGAATCCGGGTGCATCAATGTCTGGGACTTTGATAGTGATATAGTAATAGATGATCTCACGCTTTATGCCAGGTGGGTGAG
This genomic interval from Candidatus Atribacteria bacterium contains the following:
- a CDS encoding DUF541 domain-containing protein, coding for MNREDHMQNLKIPFLLLGLSIIIAAIIFGFFFYQSRVTRDYVDVLGAAAERFESDIVKWNITIEENTNLSNVGEGYRIIQDKRDRFVKILSSQGIPEEGININPIYTQNRWEDGKIVGYTLRQSLFIISEVIEKIENLALNPNELLENNIFFQSSSLEYFYSKIDLLKKDLLTKATQNARERAEKILQDSPYHPGRMISAKAGVFQIIEPYSTEVESYGMYNTSSRKKDITVTVHAQFLIQ
- a CDS encoding manganese efflux pump: MNIITIIFIAFGLAMDAFAVSITSGFSIKSLKLNNALKIGIFFGLFQAIMPVIGWLAGLSFREVISHVDHWIAFGLLTIIGCKMIYESSQMEAKNDKINPLNVYLLLTLSIATSIDALAIGLTLSFLKVSIILPVITIGSITFFLSVIGVYIGNKFRHYFERKIEMVGGFILIGIGIKILIEHLT
- the panB gene encoding 3-methyl-2-oxobutanoate hydroxymethyltransferase; this encodes MAIKKTRLDFIKMKKEGEQVAWVTAYDFPTAFFVEQAGMDMILVGDSLGMVVLGYQGTVPVTMEDCISHCQAVRRGAPNTFCIGDMPFMSYQISDEEAVRNAGRFLKEADMDAVKLEGGRRVYSKIKAIADAGILVMGHIGLTPQSSGQLGGFKAQGRDAESARELIKDALAIQEAGGYALLLEAVPPELTVFITKKLSIPVYSIGAGGPCDGQVLICGDMLGLFQTFTPKFVKKYANLAEIETAAFKEYIKDVKTGAFPTEDNVYHIKKGEEESFDKMLKEFE
- a CDS encoding DUF2088 domain-containing protein yields the protein MNQSTGIESIKMRKVKQIFCQDSIPDIPGYIHQAFKNSDLPNRIKPGDKIGITVGSRGITNLQPIVQQIIHELKALKARPYILAAMGSHGGATSQGQKEILESYDITEEKMGVPILSSMDTIQIGTIEKEIPVYFSQEAMNLNGIIALNRVKLHTDFKSEIMESGMSKILVIGLGKRDGAESIHSLGVYGLKNIIPQAAKLIIEKAPIIQGIGIVENSYDETMEVQFSPPEHIITNDLQLLRKCAEVFPSLPCENIDVCLVQEMGKNISGTGLDTNIIGRLDINGESEVGKPRINKLVVFDITEQSHGNALGVGLSDITTRKLVNKINFITTYANTITSTFLNRAKIPITAETEKEAVEIALKTCWQPNRNKVRLLIMKNTLDLEYLYVSESIWNDIKNNKNIKSCGNWEQLSFTDEGEMKIRI